A window from Chrysemys picta bellii isolate R12L10 chromosome 2, ASM1138683v2, whole genome shotgun sequence encodes these proteins:
- the SNAI2 gene encoding zinc finger protein SNAI2: protein MPRSFLVKKHFNSSKKPNYSKLDTHTVIISPYLYESYPMPIIPQPEILSSVAYNPITVWTTTGLLPSPLPNDLSPLSGYPSSLGRVSPPPPSDTSSKDHSGSESPISDEEERIQSKLSDPHAIEAEKFQCSLCNKTYSTFSGLAKHKQLHCDAQSRKSFSCKYCDKEYVSLGALKMHIRTHTLPCVCKICGKAFSRPWLLQGHIRTHTGEKPFSCPHCNRAFADRSNLRAHLQTHSDVKKYQCKNCSKTFSRMSLLHKHEESGCCVAH, encoded by the exons ATGCCACGATCTTTCCTGGTCAAGAAGCATTTCAATTCATCCAAGAAGCCAAATTACAGCAAACTGGACACTCATACAG TGATCATTTCCCCATACCTGTATGAGAGCTATCCAATGCCTATCATACCACAGCCAGAGATCCTGAGCTCGGTAGCTTACAATCCAATTACTGTGTGGACTACAACTGGGCTGCTACCATCCCCGTTACCCAATGACCTCTCTCCTCTTTCTGGATACCCCTCATCCTTGGGAAGAGTCAgtccacctccaccctctgacacCTCATCCAAAGATCACAGTGGCTCAGAAAGTCCCATTAGCGATGAAGAAGAGAGAATCCAGTCAAAGCTTTCAGATCCCCACGCAATTGAGGCTGAAAAGTTTCAGTGCAGTTTATGCAACAAGACCTATTCAACTTTCTCTGGGCTGGCCAAACATAAGCAACTGCACTGTGATGCCCAGTCTAGGAAATCGTTCAGCTGCAAATACTGTGACAAGGAGTATGTAAGCCTGGGAGCCCTTAAGATGCATATCAGGACCCACACATTACCTTGTGTCTGCAAGATCTGTGGCAAAGCTTTCTCTAGACCCTGGTTACTTCAAGGACACATCAGAACTCACACGG GAGAGAAGCCTTTTTCATGCCCTCATTGCAACAGAGCATTTGCAGACAGATCGAACCTGAGGGCTCATCTGCAGACCCATTCAGATGTGAAGAAATACCAGTGCAAAAATTGCTCCAAAACTTTCTCCAGAATGTCTCTTCTGCACAAACATGAGGAATCTGGCTGCTGTGTAGCACACTGA